TCACCAGCACCCACCATGACCACCAGCGTCACCATGACCACCTCTGCCACCATGACAACCATTGTCAGCTTGACCGCCAGTGTCACCATGACCATCAGCGTCACAATGACCTCCAGCGTCACCACGACCAGCAGCGTCACCGTGACCAGCAGCGTCACCGTGACCTCCAGCGTCACCACGACCTCCAGCGTCACCACGACCGTCCAGCGTCACCACGACCAGCAGCGTCACCGTGACCAGCAGCGTCACCACGACCTCCAGCGTCACCACGACCAGCAGCGTCACCATGACCAGCAGCGTCACCGACCAGCAGCGTCACCCACGACCACCGGCATCACCACGACCACCGGCGTCACCGTGACCACCAATGCTACCGTCACAACCGCTGTCACCCGCGACCACCGCCACCACTGTGACaaccacccaccccccccagccctgcacggcacccccagccccacccccccccgcgccccacccccccctttgccccgccccctcgccccgcccaCCTGGAGAAGCTCTTCCCGCAGTGGCTGCAGATGTAGGGCTTGTGGACGGCGCCGTCGTGGGAGCGGACGTGGTAGCTCATGCGGTCCTTGCGCTTGAAGCGCTGCTGGCAGACGGGGCACTGGTAGGGCTTCTCGTCCGAGTGGGAGAGCTTGTGGCGGTTGAGGTGGTAGACGTCGCGGAAGGCCTTCCCGCACATCTCGCAGGCGTGGTTCTTCCGCGCCCCGCTtgggcgccgccgcccgccgccgccgccgccgccgccacgccgctccccccctccgccccgccgccgcccccccagcccccgaaACGCTCAGCAGGCTGAGGGGCACCATGGTGGGCATCTTcatggcggcggggccggggcgggcggcttTGGCGCCGGTGTGGATGGCCTCGTGGCGCCGGAGGTTGTAGCCGTTCTTGAACTCCTTGGCGCAGAGCGAGCAGATGTAGGGCCCTTTGCTCTTGGACTTGCGCGGCGCTTCCGCCGCCGGCCGGCGGCACGGGCGGCACGGGCGGCGGGGCCGACTCGGGGGCGGGGGGTTTGAGGGCGGCGGCGTCCAcggtggtggcggcggcggcggcggcggcggcggcggcgacgggGGCGGTCTCCGGCGGGGCGGCCAGCACCGGCAGCAGGTCCACCTGCAGCGCctcggcggggggcggcgggcggcggcggggcggcggcggcctgcGGCGGCACCAACGGCACCGTCACCGGCGGCGCCGTGACCACCGGGGCCGCCGGCGTCGCTGCCCGGCGTCACCGTGAGCAGCAGCGTCAGCGGTGACGGCTGGCGTCACCATCGCTGGCAGCGACACCCGTGACCGCCGGCGGCCCCAGGGCTGGTACGAGCGCCGGTATCGGCACGACCGCCAGCGCCAGCGCGGCTGCCGGTGCCCCCCGCGACCGCTGGCGACGGCTACCAGCGTCGCCGTGACCGTCAGCGTGGCCACCGgtaccaccagcagcagccggCGTGAGCGCCGGGTGCCAGCGGCGCGCCCGTGAGCAGCGGTGCCCCCCAGTGCCAGCAGCGTGAGCATGACCACCGGTGCCAGCAGTGCGCCCACGATGACCAGCGCACCCCAGTGTCACCGGCACTCCCAAGCGCTCAGCAGTCCCACCGGTGCCCCCAGTGTTTCCAGCGCAGCCAGGACAACCAGTGCCGGCAGCACCACCAGTGCCAGCAGTGTCACCAGTGCACCCACGATGGCCGGTGCACCCCCGTGCCACCAGTGTCACCAGTGTGAGCGTAAGCGCTG
This is a stretch of genomic DNA from Pelecanus crispus isolate bPelCri1 unplaced genomic scaffold, bPelCri1.pri SCAFFOLD_407, whole genome shotgun sequence. It encodes these proteins:
- the LOC142597044 gene encoding LOW QUALITY PROTEIN: myc-associated zinc finger protein-like (The sequence of the model RefSeq protein was modified relative to this genomic sequence to represent the inferred CDS: inserted 3 bases in 2 codons; deleted 3 bases in 2 codons); protein product: MLTLLALGGTAAHGRAAGTRRSRRLLLVVPVATLTVTATLVAVASGRGGHRQPRWRWRSCRYRRSPPPPRRRPPPPAEALQVDLLPVLAAPPETAPVAAAAAAAAAATTVDAAALKPPAPESAPPPVPPVPPAXAAEAPRKSKSKGPYICSLCAKEFKNGYNLRRHEAIHTGAKAARPGPAAMKMPTMVPLSLLSVSGAGGGGGAEGGSGVAAAAAAAGGXRPSGARKNHACEMCGKAFRDVYHLNRHKLSHSDEKPYQCPVCQQRFKRKDRMSYHVRSHDGAVHKPYICSHCGKSFSRPDHLNSHVRQVHSTERPFKCETCEAAFATKDRLRAHTVRHEEKVPCHVCGKMLSAAYISDHMKVHSQGPNHVCELCNKGFATAAYLRVHAAKDHGLAAPRPRRLLCKLCGVHCKTPAQLSGHLQTHAP